The Cyprinus carpio isolate SPL01 chromosome A19, ASM1834038v1, whole genome shotgun sequence genome has a segment encoding these proteins:
- the LOC109112218 gene encoding protein LRATD2-like: MGNQVDKLSHLSYAEVPTTDPNGLDTEEDGPRVGVSYIFSTDDDELDDNHHQPVDGPEQEEEKRELDCAVYHRDECIYERSSNTTELETFSPENLLNRCKPGDVLEFVCAGQYPHWAVYVGDFQVVHLHRAEVKNSFLTDASQGRRGRIVNELYKFKPLSPDMVVQNAMEQVGAKDRELSWRNSEGFAAWCRFGKREFKMGGEIRIGKQPYRLKLFLPDKQFHVLEFQSLEDLIMEKRRNDQIGKAAVIQELAHHLSNNGSEANVH; encoded by the coding sequence ATGGGCAACCAGGTTGACAAACTGTCACACCTAAGTTACGCCGAAGTTCCCACGACCGATCCTAACGGACTGGACACGGAGGAAGACGGCCCGCGGGTCGGGGTCTCGTACATTTTCTCCACCGACGACGACGAACTGGACGATAACCATCACCAGCCTGTCGATGGACCGGAGCAGGAAGAAGAGAAGCGCGAGCTGGACTGCGCCGTGTACCACCGAGACGAGTGCATTTATGAGAGAAGCAGCAACACTACGGAACTGGAGACGTTCAGCCCGGAGAATTTATTGAACAGATGTAAGCCCGGGGACGTGCTGGAGTTCGTGTGCGCCGGTCAGTACCCGCACTGGGCTGTGTACGTGGGGGACTTCCAGGTGGTGCACCTGCACCGGGCGGAGGTCAAGAACAGTTTTCTGACCGATGCTAGTCAGGGCAGGAGGGGCAGGATCGTAAACGAGCTGTACAAATTCAAACCCCTCAGTCCTGACATGGTGGTGCAGAACGCGATGGAGCAGGTGGGGGCCAAAGACAGAGAGTTAAGTTGGAGAAATTCGGAGGGTTTCGCCGCCTGGTGCAGATTCGGTAAACGGGAGTTCAAGATGGGAGGGGAGATACGGATAGGAAAACAGCCGTACAGATTAAAGCTCTTCTTGCCGGACAAACAGTTTCATGTGCTGGAGTTTCAGAGTTTGGAGGATTTGATCATGGAAAAGAGGAGAAACGATCAGATCGGAAAAGCGGCAGTTATACAGGAACTGGCGCATCATTTGAGCAATAACGGAAGTGAAGCGAACGTTCATTGA